A region of the Silene latifolia isolate original U9 population chromosome 9, ASM4854445v1, whole genome shotgun sequence genome:
CATCATTCTGTAAATCATGTACTTCCCAAAAATTTGTAcagattattttttttttttttttttttttttttttttttttgtaaggtcgTCTTCATTTCTATTCTTAATTTTGATTCTCCATGAGGTTTGCAAAATAGTATGCATCTCGCTTGTAAATTTCTTTACCAGAGAGCAGTCACAGACTAAAACCCACAAAATCAGTAACTTTGACAACATTATTATTTTAGTGTCTTGAGAACTCCTGAAAGGGCAACAGGGATTATTCCAGCCACAAACTTATGATCGAAAACATGACGAAGATGAATTAGAAGCAAGTACCAATATAAGGTACAGCACATTTGTATATGCATATATTTTTCATTGCAAAACTAGCTATGTGCCATTTCCTATCGTACATACATCTACCAAACCTACAAAGGAGAATCCCAGTTTAAACTAATGGTCTTCCTAGTGAAATCCAAAACATTATCCGCCTACTGTCCTAGGGGATGTTATCAAACGTTGATCACTTGATATGGAAGCATAGGTCGACGCTCAAAAGACGACGACCATATGACTTTCGTAAGTCATGTTCTAAAACCGTGTGTCAATATTTAATAATCATAATTTACATCACGTAGGACCGGTGCTGGAACTAGCATTTTCAGTTTCCATGGCAATAACATGGGCGAGCCTGTCGTATACCTGCCAATGATTATGAACTGATGATCATCATTTCAGGTAAAAAGAAGAATACAGTGCATGAACTTATGTGTATACAAAAGCGGCCTAACAAACCTCCGAAAGCTGCTCTTTGCAATGAGTATCGACACTTGCTGGATCATACCTACAAATTACCGTATATGTTACTCCTAAGGGATCGCTTGGaatgggagtaattattaagagaGTAATAGaggctaaaataagaagaaatggaagggagattggtggtttgtggtggttgtggagggtggaaaGAGGTGGTGAGAGAGGAattattacctccatatggaggtaatgCATTACTTGAGGGGAGAGGTGGGTAATTATTACCTCCTTAATGGATAGACTATTACACTATCTTTctccatttctatctccaacctATTTAAGAGATTTTGAGTTTAGATGCACTAAGTAAATGAAACAAAAGAACAAATTTTCCATGTgtcaatatttttattttttgtttagtTTTACTGAAACGGTTTGTTTGGTTCGGTTTAAGTGGTTTTCTAAAATAGCGAACTGTAACCGAACCGTTTCCATGTCAAATTTAATGGTTCGGTTCACCGAGCCTAAAAATGCACGGTTTTTCTATTCTTTTGGTTCGGTTATTGCGGTTCGGTTTGTTTTGAACACCACTAATCTTAACAACACAAAATGACTATTTCTGGATGGATCACAACCTTATTCCAGTACTTTCACGGCCCTTACCTGTGGTGCCGACGCCGTAAATACCAAGCTAAATACCATTCAGAATGGATAAGTTCATAAGTTGCTTACCAATGACGGGGTAGTCCAGCCTCATCTCGTGCTGAATGATTGAAAGGCCCTTTCAATACCAGATCATACTCCTTTAGTAAGTCTGCATTATGATAACATGCATTATAGAAAGATAATTGTATATGCAACATGACCTATTTTACCTGAAACTTGGTAAAGGGTGTCGGATAACAAATAAAGATACCTTACCCGAATGTTGGACTTGTCATGCCCGAAATTTCGTAACGGGGACTGTCCCGAATTGAAGATACGGTGACGCCGTGATGGGATCACATTTCAAAGCCAAAATTAATTTCAAATCCGAAATATTTTTagttacattgaagtcccttggtttccggattatatatatagtattgataggaGCATAATAGGAGAAATGTTCAATTGTCCATATCCTCAAGTGTGGTGTCCGACAAGGGTAAGGCCCTAAAGTGAAGAGTCCAAGTAACATACATGCATATGCTCCTGAAATTGTGAATAACCAGGTCAATACCATTACCTTTGAAAGTTGAGCAAGGGACACGACCCATCTTTTGACATACTGAAAAGAACCAGTAGACTCCAACAGCAACATGTGCAATTTCCTCCTCCGATATCCTAGACACGATTTCTGATGTCCGTTTATCTCCAAAACCCATCATCTTCTTAACTAGCCTTGGTCCTGCATCAAGTCCCCTGGCCTCCTACGTACACAATAGGAAACAAGGGTTAGTGAAGGCTGATAAAGATGTGGCATATTTATAGCCTAATACAAGATTAAAACTATAGGAGTTACATCAACAAAAatgagagaaaaaaaatcaacatAGAGCTCCTTGCTAATGTAGGAAGATAGACTATCATCATTTTTAAAAGAAAAACGCAATTGAGTCATTAATTTGTCGAAGAAGTGATATTACATTAATATACAGGAAGCTGAAGTGAAAATGAGGAGGATTTTGAGACCATCTTCACTAAACATGACAGTTAAATATATGAGCATGTAACCAAAACCAAAGAGAAAATAAGTGAGATGAGAACCGTCAAAGGTTAGAAGAAAGGGAGATATTAAGCAGAACTTCTTAATACTCAATCTCTACAGAGTTGCTAAGAGCTTGTCATAAAGAGAGTGCGAGTCTTAACTTTCTCCACCTGAAATCTTTACTGTCTATGAATAGATTTCCTACTTCCCTTACTGGGTTGTCCATGAATAACCTCCCGATTTCTTTCTCAGGATGCATAAAAAACACCCTTCTTGGAATTTAATGTTACCAGTAAGAGTCTTTACAGAGTACACAAGAGAAACGGAAACCGAACTGTAAGGGACATGGCCCATGGGACCCAGGGGTCTTGTGCAGAAAATTCAGACATCAAGCCGATACGATGAAAGTATATGTTCTCAAGCAAGATCAAGAACGTGCATCTTAATAAACAATAACATGGGAAAACAGCATTGAAGACGAGAGAACCTGGACAAGTGGAATTGTTGCCAAACGTGCAGCTACATTGTCAGATGACTTTTCGCACTCTCTCCACAGTAAATTATGAGCCGGCATGTCTCCATAGCTGCTCACAGGGAGAATGGAAAATCAAAAGGCAAATGTAAAATCCATGACTTGAATTAACAGTTGCAAAAAAATTCGATCAAGTCAAAGAAGACACGGTGAGTAGTCAGCACCTAAATCCAAGCTCTGACAACCTCTGTGAGCACCAAGCGAAATGACGACTCTCGTCATCAGCAACATGCGCAAAATCAGCAAAGAAACCCTCACCAAGAATGTCCAAGTAGGGAGAAAAGCGGACAACGGTGTCCCAGGCCAAGTCAATAGCATTAAGTTCCACATGAGCTAAATTATGAAGCAGATAAGCATTGAGAGGCAAGCCAGAGTCTTTAACAGCTGGGATTTCTCTTGGAGAAACCTTCATTTAAAAACACGGGTAACGCGAATATATGAGTCAGTATAAAGGAAAACAACCAATTAGGAATAATAGTTAGACTCCATCAGCCTGATGATCTGTACTACTACTAACTCAAATAAAGATAATTTCAGGAGGGATCAAGAATATGATATAAAGTTTTCGCCTTCCTTCATTTGGACTCAACTGGCAACATAATTCAGAATGATAAAAGAAAGGTTGCCCTAAATTTTCTAATGCTTATCAAATTAAGGTGGCATGAGCCAGCTATTGagtcatttgtttaactttggtTTTGGCAGAAAGACCAAGGAAAAGGGAGGGGACCATTTGTGGTGGTTGTTAACTTGTTACTCCTTAGTTGATGACAAGTGGACCATAATGGAGGTGTATGATCAAATTACCCATAAAAAACAACCTTGATAAtatagaaatgtaaacaaatgaatgagacacctAGGGAACAAGGTAAACAAATGttcgggatggagggagtatccAGTATTGCTACGTTCCTAATAGCCAAACTATTAAAGAAGGGTATGTAATACATAAGTTCCAATAATTCCTGAACAAACATCTATTGATTGGATATGGATAGAATAAAACATACAAGGTTCGGCTTAGTGGGGCGGGCGGGGCGAGACGGGGGGTCGAAAACCCCAATTGGGAGGTCCCCAGAGCGCCATTTGGAGTAAGCAAAGTGAGAAAGTTGTGATTTAGAAAGAGGATCAGAAGTAGAAAGCACCAAAGCAGCAAGTTGGGACAAAGATGAACAAGACCCAATTGAGATTTGAAGATGTTGAGGGTTTAATGGAGGTTGTGGACCAATTGGGCCCCATATCCGATTGTGATCAATTGGGTTGGATCTCCATTGTTGGAGGCCTGACCATTGCTTGTattgtgaagaagaagaagaagaagaagatgtggTGGAGGAACTGAAGGGTTTGAAGATGTGTTTGGGGATAGAAAGATTAGGGGATTTGAGTTTGGCGGGGTTTAGCATTCTTCTCTTACTCAAATGTTCATACTACTTCAGACTTCACACACACTAGACAAGTACCGCAACAACGGAAGATACTCAAGGGTAGACTGTCAAACGGGCCAATCGGGTCAGACCAGTTCCGATCGGGTTATTTCGAGTTTGTCAAATTTTCGGTTagatcgggtcgggtcattttgggttacAGACCTGTTTTGGGTTTGTTTGTTTCGAGACAAGCGGGTCGGGTCATCTTCAGATCAATGGTTAAGAGAGAAAAAGCAATTTTAAGTCTTTTTGAGTCAATTAAAGTTATGTTTTGTTGGTTTattttcgggttgagtggtttTAGATGGGGTCATTTTTTGGGTCGGATTTGTTACGGGTcgagaaagctcgggtcattttcgggccgAGTCGAAttaattcgggtttcgggtcacaTTCAGGTGCTATAGTTCGGGTCAATTTTGGGTCTCAAGTCCGCCTTTTCGGGTCGAGTtaattttgccaggtctactcaaGGGGACGTTTGGTTTAATGTTTAGGAATGAAATGAAAAGGAATAAGGGCACTAGTAATAAAGGTTCATTAAAGATTTATAGGATGATTTGTCCGCTATTTTAGAGGCTCTTTATTGTTAGACATAAGTGTTAAGGTTCATTGATGAGAGCGGTTATAATATTTTATACAAGTTTGTGTTTTTGATTGTGCGGTATGGTGGGTTCTATGAAATAAATTTTTATGAGGTTTGTATATTAGTGTGTAGAGATTTGTTGTTCAAGAGATTTGTACTTTGAGTGATGTGACGTAGAACAAATTCATTTGAGTTTGtctattactacactagtgcCATAAGTATAACAccctttatttttattactccatcCTTTAAGTAATTCGAATTTAATCTCTCATATTCTCTCTTATTTCCCAGAACAAATTTCCTTGTTTTTTTACTTGCTATAACAGGTGAAAAATGACGTGGCCACTAATTTTATAGGAATAATCTATCATATGGGTGACCTGCTTAAATTAATCCATCCTTTAATCTCTCCTATAACCATCATGCATTTTTTACCACCCAATCACCATTACGTTCGGCGGTTGAAGCGACGGTGGCGGAAGAGCCTTCTTATGATGAGAATTGAGTTGAGAATGTTGGGAATGAGAATAggaatttggagaatattgcgtCTCCGGAGAAGGTAGCTAAaggattattgttgttgttgtcgtcgtcgtCTTGGTTTGGTGGTGGcgttgtggtggttgttgtggtgggGTCTTTGAAGGTGGGGAGTTTTTGGAGAGGTGATCAAAGAgggtgatgttgttgttgttgcattgtTGCTGCAATaatgacattttagttttgatttGAGTTTTGATTGTTTTGGATTGATTTTACATATCCAGTTTGTTATGCAGGTTAGGACGATTTAGTTGCAGGGTTGTGTTGCCCATTGATAAGGTTGGAATTgagagaagaaaagaaaagaggacAAGAGAATGGAGAGAGTCGGCGTCGGAAGAGTGACCGCATGAGGAGTATTAATAGTTCAGATTATTATGAGATtaagtataattttttttttgacagcggtAAAGAAAGAGTTTTACATTCTAGTGGTACGGTTCACTAAACCGTACCTATAAACTACAACATAAAACACTAATGAACTAGTACGAACATAAGCTAAAACAAGGTACGGGTTGCATCGGTTAACAACATCGTGTTGATGGCGTATGACGTAAGTCTGAACACGCTCTTCGAAAACAATATCTACCACATTCTCAAAAGGATGAGCAGCGCTGGCCAAAGGAAAACACCCATGCTTGTTTGTCTTGATTGATGGAGCCTCGGAaaaatacctgcaacaagacccAAAAAAaggtctcggagattcatctccttggcttTGAAAATCTTCCTCATAAAACCAACGAGCCTCCACACACTCATTTTTACTCATCTTAAACGATACAACCTCagagaaatacctgcaacaagacctAAAAGagcgtctcggagattcatctcctcgGTTGTGGTACACATCATCTGGAAACCAACAAGCCCCTTGACCCAACGAAAGAGaacaaagtgcacttacgcccCAAGGACGTAGAAAGGAAAGGTGGAAAACAGACCACAAAAATCTGTCTCCAAAGGAGAGCAAACTCCTACACTTTGGAACACACCCCCCGTTGACCAGAACCTCGTAGCCAAGAAAATCGAGT
Encoded here:
- the LOC141599848 gene encoding uncharacterized protein LOC141599848 — its product is MLNPAKLKSPNLSIPKHIFKPFSSSTTSSSSSSSSQYKQWSGLQQWRSNPIDHNRIWGPIGPQPPLNPQHLQISIGSCSSLSQLAALVLSTSDPLSKSQLSHFAYSKWRSGDLPIGVFDPPSRPARPTKPNLVSPREIPAVKDSGLPLNAYLLHNLAHVELNAIDLAWDTVVRFSPYLDILGEGFFADFAHVADDESRHFAWCSQRLSELGFSYGDMPAHNLLWRECEKSSDNVAARLATIPLVQEARGLDAGPRLVKKMMGFGDKRTSEIVSRISEEEIAHVAVGVYWFFSVCQKMGRVPCSTFKDLLKEYDLVLKGPFNHSARDEAGLPRHWYDPASVDTHCKEQLSEVYDRLAHVIAMETENASSSTGPT